A window from Acidobacteriota bacterium encodes these proteins:
- a CDS encoding tetratricopeptide repeat protein, giving the protein MVRALAVWRRTALLSVAIGLAVVSVGAQGRGAASDPVALVRIALGHGDVVAARTIAEAVPPANAPARELGLALVAVFEGKHEDARARLTPLAERAPLGDASLELGLLDLATGRRAEARRRLDALASVRSFSGPDDFFRLARAARGTREFLLANDAYQRIADVPRADIQTEWGDMFFERHQPGDAVTNYRKALEIDAQWVPAMLGLARALASENPAESRKQLEAARAQAPGHPDVALVTAQQRLEAEDPAGAAAALDELAAIQPNTIEEAAERMAVIYKERGIEALDESAARARAIDPTSGLGYRRASEQAAHDYRFDDSAALARKAIEADPDDAAAHFSLGLALMRTGDEPAARTALETSWDLDKSAPLTKNLLDLLDRLDGFDIVSHEDFIFKFAKEETAVMRVFAIPLAEEAYRQFVERYGITPKGPLLVEVFPRHDDFAVRTLGLPGLVGALGACFGRVVTMDSPRARPPGDFSWQATLWHELAHVFTLQASDYRVPRWLTEGVSTYEEHRRQPAWGRELTLEFANRLAKGENFGVKKLPQAFKRPETLSLAYFEASLLVEHLVALNGEAGLRTLLQAYGNRDKDDQAFAKAFGRSVDDVEKSFAAFLDERYAGVRDAMADPPSQVAPTDVAALRARAEKAPGNFLSQLALGRALLRSGDATGAREPLERAAALVPMAMGEESPKALLAGMVEKTDPARARRLLRELLTYDHTNIGAARRLAALASAGGDAANEDYALALVAELDPFDAVAHSRLGGRLLAKGDAAGALREFQAALAIGPANLAEAHADAAEALLKLGRRQEARREALEALQQAPTFARAQDLLLEASEP; this is encoded by the coding sequence ATGGTGCGAGCGCTCGCGGTCTGGCGGCGGACCGCGCTTCTGTCGGTGGCGATCGGGCTGGCCGTGGTCTCGGTTGGCGCGCAAGGCCGCGGCGCGGCGAGCGATCCGGTCGCCCTCGTTCGGATCGCGCTCGGACACGGCGACGTCGTCGCCGCGCGCACGATCGCCGAGGCGGTGCCGCCGGCCAACGCGCCTGCGCGCGAGCTCGGCCTCGCGCTCGTCGCGGTCTTCGAAGGCAAGCACGAGGACGCGCGCGCCCGGCTGACGCCGTTGGCGGAACGGGCGCCGCTCGGCGACGCCTCACTCGAACTGGGGCTGCTCGATCTCGCGACCGGCCGGCGCGCCGAAGCGCGGCGTCGCCTCGACGCGCTCGCCTCCGTGCGGTCGTTCTCCGGGCCCGACGACTTCTTCCGCCTTGCGCGCGCGGCGCGCGGCACGCGCGAGTTCCTGCTCGCCAACGACGCCTATCAGCGCATCGCCGACGTTCCGCGCGCCGACATCCAGACCGAGTGGGGCGACATGTTCTTCGAGCGTCATCAGCCTGGCGACGCCGTGACGAACTATCGCAAGGCGCTCGAGATCGACGCGCAGTGGGTGCCCGCGATGCTGGGGCTGGCGCGTGCGCTCGCGTCGGAGAACCCAGCCGAGTCGCGTAAGCAGCTCGAGGCCGCGCGCGCACAGGCGCCGGGTCACCCTGACGTCGCGCTGGTGACGGCGCAACAGCGGCTCGAGGCCGAGGATCCGGCCGGGGCCGCCGCCGCGCTCGACGAGCTCGCGGCCATCCAGCCGAATACGATCGAGGAAGCGGCCGAGCGCATGGCCGTGATCTACAAGGAGCGCGGCATCGAGGCGCTCGACGAATCGGCCGCGCGCGCCCGCGCGATCGACCCGACGTCAGGTCTCGGCTACCGCCGGGCGAGCGAGCAGGCCGCGCACGACTACCGGTTCGACGACTCGGCGGCGCTCGCGCGCAAGGCCATCGAGGCCGATCCCGACGATGCCGCGGCGCACTTCAGCCTGGGGCTCGCGCTGATGCGGACCGGCGACGAGCCAGCCGCGCGCACCGCGCTCGAAACCTCGTGGGATCTCGACAAGAGCGCGCCGCTCACGAAGAACCTGCTCGACCTGCTCGACCGGCTCGACGGGTTCGACATCGTCAGCCACGAGGACTTCATCTTCAAGTTCGCGAAGGAAGAAACCGCCGTCATGCGGGTGTTCGCGATCCCGTTGGCCGAGGAAGCGTATCGGCAGTTCGTCGAACGCTACGGCATCACGCCGAAAGGGCCGCTGCTCGTCGAGGTCTTCCCGCGCCACGACGACTTCGCCGTGCGCACGCTCGGCCTGCCCGGGCTCGTCGGCGCGCTCGGCGCCTGCTTCGGCCGCGTCGTGACGATGGACTCGCCGCGCGCGCGACCGCCGGGCGACTTCAGTTGGCAGGCCACGCTCTGGCACGAGCTGGCGCACGTCTTCACGCTCCAGGCGTCCGACTACCGCGTGCCACGCTGGCTCACCGAGGGCGTGTCCACCTACGAGGAACACCGGCGCCAGCCGGCCTGGGGACGCGAGCTCACGCTCGAGTTCGCCAACCGGCTCGCGAAGGGGGAGAACTTCGGCGTCAAGAAGCTGCCGCAGGCGTTCAAGCGCCCCGAGACGCTGTCGCTGGCCTATTTCGAAGCGTCGCTGCTCGTCGAGCACCTCGTCGCGCTCAACGGCGAGGCGGGCCTCCGCACGCTGCTGCAGGCCTACGGCAATCGCGACAAGGACGATCAGGCGTTCGCGAAAGCCTTCGGCCGAAGCGTCGACGACGTGGAGAAGTCGTTCGCGGCGTTCCTGGACGAGCGCTATGCGGGTGTCCGCGATGCGATGGCCGATCCGCCGAGCCAGGTCGCGCCCACCGACGTCGCGGCGCTGCGGGCGCGCGCCGAGAAGGCGCCCGGCAACTTCCTGAGCCAGCTCGCGCTCGGCCGTGCGCTCCTGCGATCGGGCGACGCGACGGGTGCGCGCGAGCCGCTCGAGCGCGCCGCCGCCCTCGTGCCCATGGCGATGGGCGAGGAGAGCCCCAAGGCGTTGCTCGCCGGCATGGTCGAGAAGACCGATCCGGCGCGCGCGCGCCGGCTCCTGCGGGAGCTGCTCACCTACGATCACACCAACATCGGCGCGGCGCGTCGTCTCGCCGCGCTGGCGTCGGCCGGCGGCGACGCCGCGAACGAAGACTACGCGCTCGCGCTCGTGGCCGAGCTGGATCCGTTCGACGCGGTGGCGCACAGCCGGTTGGGTGGGCGTTTGCTCGCCAAGGGCGATGCGGCTGGCGCGCTCCGCGAGTTCCAGGCTGCGCTGGCGATTGGTCCGGCGAACCTCGCGGAAGCGCACGCCGATGCCGCCGAGGCGCTGCTGAAGCTCGGCCGCCGGCAGGAGGCGCGGCGCGAGGCGCTCGAGGCCCTGCAGCAGGCGCCGACGTTCGCGCGCGCGCAGGACCTGCTCCTCGAGGCGTCGGAGCCCTGA
- a CDS encoding NAD(P)/FAD-dependent oxidoreductase → MLDVLVAGAGPAGAVAAIVLARAGARVVMIDRAAFPRDKLCGDTLNPGAIALLAGLGLTGGPLDTARPLYGMRLTGPRAAVVVRYGSGVSGLAVRRVDLDAWLVREAVRSGARFESGVTARGVLVEDHDGVPTVRGLLLARRGGTGALRLPAVLTIGADGRRSAVGQSAGLMKPSGRRRRWAYGAYVSGVAGMTDVGEMHVHGGWYVGLAPVADGLVNVCLVRRPGPDHGTPREILRRAIAADAELSDRLAGMTFESDIRVLGPLATRVRAVGDHGVLLAGDASGFVDPMTGDGLHLAMQSAVLAAQEALRTLESGDLAGAPARLRAARQAAFGRKLRFNRAVKRLVDSPAAVHLADMGARVAPALLERAVRYAGDVP, encoded by the coding sequence ATGCTTGACGTGCTCGTCGCCGGCGCCGGGCCCGCCGGCGCGGTGGCGGCGATCGTGCTCGCGCGCGCCGGGGCGCGCGTCGTGATGATCGACCGCGCGGCGTTCCCTCGCGACAAGCTGTGCGGCGACACGCTGAACCCCGGCGCCATCGCGCTGCTCGCCGGCTTGGGCCTCACCGGCGGCCCGCTCGACACGGCACGCCCGCTCTACGGCATGCGCCTGACGGGGCCGCGCGCCGCCGTGGTCGTGCGCTACGGCAGCGGCGTCTCCGGCCTTGCCGTCCGCCGTGTCGATCTCGATGCGTGGCTCGTCCGCGAAGCCGTCCGCAGCGGCGCGCGCTTCGAGAGCGGCGTCACGGCGCGCGGCGTCCTCGTGGAGGACCACGACGGGGTGCCCACCGTGCGCGGGCTTCTGCTGGCCAGACGAGGCGGCACCGGTGCGCTGCGCCTGCCCGCGGTGCTGACGATCGGCGCGGACGGCCGCCGATCGGCCGTCGGCCAGTCGGCCGGGCTGATGAAGCCAAGCGGCCGACGGCGTCGATGGGCCTACGGCGCGTACGTGTCCGGCGTCGCCGGCATGACCGACGTCGGCGAGATGCACGTGCACGGCGGCTGGTACGTCGGGCTCGCGCCCGTCGCCGATGGGCTGGTCAACGTCTGTCTCGTCCGCCGGCCTGGTCCTGATCACGGGACACCGCGCGAGATCCTCCGGCGCGCGATCGCCGCGGATGCCGAGCTGTCGGATCGGCTTGCCGGCATGACGTTCGAGAGCGACATCCGCGTGCTCGGCCCGCTCGCGACGCGCGTGCGTGCGGTCGGCGATCACGGCGTGCTGCTCGCTGGCGACGCGAGCGGGTTCGTCGATCCGATGACGGGCGACGGGCTGCACCTCGCGATGCAGAGCGCCGTGCTGGCCGCGCAGGAAGCGCTCCGGACGCTCGAGAGCGGCGACCTCGCCGGCGCGCCCGCGCGGCTGCGGGCCGCCAGGCAGGCCGCCTTCGGACGCAAGCTCCGGTTCAACCGCGCGGTCAAACGGCTGGTGGACTCGCCCGCGGCCGTGCACCTGGCCGACATGGGCGCGCGCGTGGCGCCCGCCCTGCTCGAGCGCGCCGTGCGGTACGCGGGAGATGTGCCGTGA
- a CDS encoding beta-ketoacyl-[acyl-carrier-protein] synthase family protein: MPQVRVVMTGIGVVSPFGVGRDRYWAALSAGESAVRTVTAFDVSELSCRVAAVVPDDVLGDAEAAASEARAASRDGRIDARKAAKVSRIAVLAASEALADAGLDPAPADLGVIVGSGAGGIDVAERQYGDFHAGDRHRVSPYAIPMSIVGIVSSEISITLGLRGMSHVLSTGCTSSTDAIGYAASLIRHGEAEVLITGGADACATPGMLFGFSRMRVLSTRYNDRPAAASRPFDRDRDGFVLGEGAWLFVLEREDRARARGAMVYATVDGYASTCDAYHRVQMDPDGIQIVRAMSLALGRAGRPAESLGYVSFHGTSTVLNDAVEARCVRQVLGPAARRVPGSSVKSMIGHPQGASGAAGVAATALAFAHGVLPPTINVQHQDPACDLDVIPNHARSARVEAALCNCLGFGSKNSALVLGHPDA, translated from the coding sequence ATGCCTCAGGTTCGCGTCGTGATGACGGGAATCGGCGTCGTCTCGCCGTTCGGTGTCGGCCGCGATCGCTATTGGGCGGCGCTCAGCGCCGGCGAAAGCGCGGTGCGCACGGTGACGGCGTTCGACGTCTCCGAGCTGTCGTGCCGGGTGGCGGCCGTCGTGCCCGACGACGTGCTCGGGGACGCGGAGGCGGCGGCGAGCGAAGCTCGCGCGGCGAGCCGCGACGGGCGGATCGATGCCCGCAAGGCGGCCAAAGTCTCGCGCATCGCCGTGCTGGCCGCCAGCGAGGCCCTGGCCGACGCGGGGCTCGATCCCGCGCCTGCCGACCTCGGCGTCATCGTCGGCAGCGGCGCCGGCGGCATCGACGTCGCCGAACGGCAGTACGGCGACTTTCACGCCGGCGATCGGCACCGCGTCTCGCCCTATGCCATTCCCATGTCGATCGTCGGCATCGTCTCGAGCGAGATCTCGATCACGCTCGGCCTTCGAGGGATGAGCCACGTGCTGTCGACCGGCTGTACGAGCTCGACGGACGCGATCGGCTACGCCGCGTCGCTCATCCGGCACGGCGAAGCGGAGGTGTTGATCACCGGCGGCGCCGATGCGTGCGCGACGCCGGGGATGCTGTTCGGATTCAGCCGGATGCGCGTGCTCTCGACACGGTACAACGATCGGCCGGCCGCGGCGTCGCGGCCGTTCGATCGCGACCGCGACGGGTTCGTGCTCGGCGAAGGCGCATGGCTCTTCGTGCTGGAGCGCGAAGATCGCGCCCGCGCCCGCGGTGCGATGGTGTATGCGACCGTCGACGGCTACGCGTCCACGTGCGACGCGTATCACCGCGTGCAGATGGATCCCGATGGCATCCAGATCGTCCGCGCGATGAGCCTCGCCCTCGGTCGAGCGGGTCGGCCGGCCGAGAGCCTCGGCTACGTGAGCTTCCACGGCACGTCGACCGTGTTGAACGACGCGGTGGAGGCGCGATGCGTGCGGCAGGTGCTCGGGCCGGCCGCTCGGCGCGTGCCGGGGTCGTCGGTCAAGTCCATGATCGGCCACCCGCAGGGGGCGAGCGGCGCGGCCGGCGTGGCGGCGACCGCGCTCGCGTTCGCGCACGGCGTCCTGCCGCCGACGATCAACGTCCAGCACCAGGATCCGGCGTGCGATCTCGACGTGATTCCGAACCACGCGCGTTCAGCGCGCGTCGAGGCGGCGCTGTGCAACTGCCTCGGGTTCGGATCGAAGAACAGCGCGCTCGTGCTGGGGCATCCGGATGCTTGA
- a CDS encoding isoprenylcysteine carboxylmethyltransferase family protein codes for MTPRLARLLRALFVVGGALTFVLALAYGVWRYLTDFGGGSAATVGAWRAVGIDIVLFSVFALHHSLFARIGAKDWIARRVSPALERSLYVWVASALFILVCAAWQPLPGELWHIRAPWAAGPAALQLAGVFITGASSRRLDVLELAGLRQGLGERTPRSGLITDGWYALVRHPIYFGWTLMVWPAPHMTTTRCLFAVVSTAYLALAIPFEERGLTRQFGDAYRAYARRVRARMIPFLY; via the coding sequence GTGACGCCACGCCTCGCTCGCCTGCTCCGCGCCCTCTTCGTCGTCGGCGGCGCGCTCACGTTCGTGCTGGCGCTGGCGTATGGCGTCTGGCGGTACCTCACGGACTTCGGTGGCGGGAGCGCGGCGACCGTGGGCGCGTGGCGCGCCGTCGGCATCGACATCGTGCTCTTCAGCGTGTTCGCGCTCCACCATTCGCTCTTCGCGCGGATCGGCGCGAAGGATTGGATCGCGCGCCGGGTCTCGCCTGCGCTGGAGCGGAGCCTGTACGTCTGGGTGGCGAGCGCGCTCTTCATCCTCGTGTGCGCCGCGTGGCAACCGCTGCCTGGCGAGCTCTGGCACATTCGAGCGCCGTGGGCTGCCGGGCCGGCGGCGCTGCAGCTCGCCGGCGTGTTCATCACGGGCGCGTCCTCGCGGCGGCTCGACGTCCTCGAGCTGGCCGGCCTGCGCCAGGGACTCGGCGAGCGAACGCCGCGATCCGGCTTGATCACGGACGGCTGGTACGCCCTCGTGCGCCATCCGATCTACTTCGGCTGGACGCTGATGGTGTGGCCGGCGCCGCACATGACGACCACGCGCTGTCTGTTCGCCGTCGTCAGCACGGCCTATCTTGCGCTGGCGATCCCCTTCGAAGAACGGGGGCTCACCCGGCAGTTCGGCGACGCCTATCGGGCGTACGCCCGTCGCGTGCGGGCGCGCATGATCCCGTTTCTGTACTGA